The DNA region TATAGAGAGTGggctgaattaaaaaataaagcaacacaaaaggaaatgggaaaaaagttCATGTTTAAACCCAGGGACCAGGGAGGGTTTCAGCACCACCACTCTCCCTTGCTTACTCTGACTCCCTGTTCACTGCCCTTCTTCACTGATGCCTCATGGCTATTAATGGCAGCCTGAATATACATGCCATGAACTGCAAAAGGGGATTGAATCTGGCTGGAAAGGGCTTAAACATTCAGTAAGAAGATGAAGAATCCCAAAAGTGGTTTTAGTATGTGTGTACATTTTGCCAGAGTATACCAACAGCACTATATATTCTTTTCTTGCAACACTTAGCAAGCCTTCTCTTTTCATAAATATAGGTCAACAGAGCTAAACTCTGCTTTTGCCTCAACTCCCACtttaaatgcataaaaaattagatttttaggGAGCAGAATGAAAGGAATGGTGTATTTCATGCTATTATATACCCAGCCAAGGATCCCAAAGGGTTTGTTTgggctttaaaaacaaaacaaaaacccttgGCATTTGTCAGACTAAAACCATTTTTCTTTGGTCTTTGCACAACCATCCTTTCCAGATTTGAATAAATAACATCAAACAAACTATTTTGACTTCCATTTACCATGCAGTGCACAGAAGTTGTTCAAGGACAGACAGAGCAGAGTGTGAAGCATTTGGGGACTCTGAGGAGGACCCTGCAGACCCCCCACCAGACCTGGAAATGctcattccaacccctctgctcccctcttgTCATTTATATTTAAGCAGCCTGATACTGCCCCAAAGAGAAATTATTCAAAGAGCCACAGATAACAAGTTTAGCAGCCACCACCACAGGGTATGGCTGTACCCATAAATGCAGGGAGGGGGATGAAGGTATTAAAAGAATAACAAAAATACCAACTAAATGCCGAGCTACACATCAAGTTTTCAACCTGACCCTGGCAAATAGGAGTGATTTAACACAGCCCCTTCAGCAAATGCCCAGGCCTAACTGAATAATAGAATATAATATAGGTTAATACccttaaatataattttgtattACATAGatacaatatattttatatagatTATGTAAATATTCTAATACCTTTAAACTGCCTTTTGTTTTAACATCAGCCCAGGAATGCACGGTGAGAACTCATCAATTATATTGTCAGCTGCAGATTTCAGATATTTTAGGTTTACTGCACGTTGCAATGGGGACCATAACCCTTCTGCTTTCACAACAGGTTTAAGGCACAAGACAGTTGTTTAGCATTTCTGATACAATATTTAGACTCCACCACACACAAACTCACTGCTCACAATGCAGATTAAGACTTTCCCATACCATGCCAGGCCAAAAAGATTCAAAACACAATTTAAGCAGCATTTTCCTCATTCACCCACTACTTACACTGAAATGTCCCACCAGCAATCCTTTCCTAGGAGCCAGCCCTTCCTCCATTCATGCTCTTGGCTCTTTGCTGGCATTGaggctgttttatttttattctcaagCCACTCATTTTACCCAACAACCCCTCCAGATCACCTGCAGTGGCTGAAAAGTTAATCCAAAATGCTTTCAAGCTCCCCCTGAACTAACCTTTAGGAAGTCTTGAACTCATCCTGGTGAGGGGGAATCCAGCACACAGATTGGGCACAGACAGGTGAACACCACAAACAAGTGAGGAAGGGAGGATGTCatttatagggaaaaaaaaacccagagagaaCCTGAGATTCCAGGGTTTGCTTCACACATGAATTGGAACACACACCAGTAATTCCACACACCAGCAATGAGAATCAGTAATTCCACATAATGGCCAACACATCAGCCACTAaggagctccagctctgcagcacaaccCATGCCCATCCTTCCTGCACAGCCAGCAATGCTCCCAAAGGGTGAAATCAGCACTAGACCCTGTTGATGATTAAGCACCAGTTCAAACACCTTTTGCAGAAGCAGAGAACTGTAAGGAGCACGTGGCTCTTAGCTCAACACTGTGCAGGGACATGAACTATAACCCAAATGTAAGTCCTGAAACACAACTTTGTGCTGCCTAAAACAGCCATAAATTGTGATGCTGAAGCAATCAAGCCAATCAAAAATTCTCTCTTTCAAACCAGAAACTCCTTGGAAACACAGTGGTCTGCCCAGCATCCCATCCACCTCCCAAAAGGCTGCTGAGGAGGCACTGCTCAAACCCAGCAAGCAGCAGGCAAGGAATGAGCACAAATGAACCAAAGAAACAACCACAATACACAAAACTCCTCTTCCTGCAGTACAAACTCTCTCCACCAAACAGTAAGCTAACCAGACAAATAAGACAAATAAGTGAAGGTTACTGGGTTAGGACAAATTATTTGTTCTGCAGGAGGTTTGGGCTGAGGGGTTCCTCTGTGTTTGCCATGCCTGGCTGGGCTAACACCACATGGGCTCCTCTGCTCCACATCAACCCATGGCAGGAATGGTCCTGAACTCCACTGGCACCCATGAGCCATGCTGCTGGTGTCACAGCCAGCTgaattcctgcaggagctgccagggaatGCCCCACGCACTCCAGCATGAATCTCACTCTCACACTCACATGGCACTGCATGGACAGGTGATTTTGATACAGGAGATTTTGTAAGAGGCAGGCATAAACAAACCATGTGCTACTCCCTACAGAGCCACTGGTGTCAGGGAGATTGGGGTTTGCTTGCTTGAACACAAGCTGAAAATTTAGGTCAGCAGCACTTTCCCTTCTGGTCTTCCCAAAAATTCTACCCACCTTGTCAATGAAGTTAACCTGTCCATGTAATACTAGCAGtaacattaaacaaaaaaacccacatcccaAATTTTTGTAGCTAAAATCACCCCACACCCCAACAGTTCTTTTCATACAAATGAGAACAGTGACCACcctgaaaatgcaattttcattttcccccctcaaGGTTCAGAGAGAGCCAAGATTACTAATTGCTCCATTCCCTGGAGCAATATGAAATAAGACCCAGCATCCATCTGTGTTACCACTGAAATACCAGCATGACCCTTAAATTCACGTTCAGAGGATTTAAACATGACCTTGCAAGgctaccagaaaaaaaaaaaaaatgctgcttgcTGGCCAGACAGACAACAGATTCCCTCTGTACTGGTTAAATTCCCAGCCACCCTCCTCGCTCCCATGAAGCAGTTAAGCATTTCTGTGAAGTTATTCAACAACTGTGAAGGTCAAGTATTGTCCTGACGGGCCAGTCACAAACAAACCCACCTTTCATATCCATCTGTGCTTCAGCCACCAAGCAAAACCCCAACCAGAGGGGGAAAAGGACAGGAAATTAGGAGTAAAGGGTCCACACCTGctccccagagcacagctgatGCTTGCAGAGGGCTTAGCTGACCCAGCCAGGCACCTGAAAATTGAGGCCAATGCAGTGGATAGGAAAGAACTAttttttccatgtggaaaaCTCATAGTTTCAgctaaaatacaagaaattaaaaaaaaaaaaagagcttcaGTGGCACttctgaagaataaaaaaaaaaaaaaaaggctttggaaGCTTTAGATTTGAAGCTTCACAAGCTTCTTATGAAAAATGCAAGCTTTGAAAAACTTCTGAAGAATTAATATTCTTACTTTGGGCTCTTCTACTGCCAACGGACTACGGATGCTGTaactaataaaaaataattaatgccAATAAACAGCCCCTTCGTAAGGCTTCAGCTTCTCTCCTCCATCAAAGACTCATCTCATTCATTGGGACATTGTAGAGGAAACAAAATTCACCCACAGAACTTGTCTTTCCCACATTTGGTTCCCCTGTGCTGTAACTCACAATTAAAATCCTCCCAAGTGCGAGGAAAggaatctgatttttttttaataaggacACAGTTCCAAAAGCAGCTCCAGAGCATGGCAGAGACCTCACCTGGAATGAAAGTGGGAAAGAGTTGGGAATTTGTGCCTAAGCCCTCCCCAGGACCCAGGTCTCATGCTGGGAATGAAACAACCAAGAAGTTCTCAGGAGTGCTCTGAGCACCCCAAGCCACGTGCTGGCACTCCTGAGAGTCCTGCAAGATCCACAAGAGCTCATTTTCCTGATAACCTCCATCAGAGTGTCCAAATACCCTCAAAAATGCAACAGTCTCATTGCACCAGCCACCTTCTCAGCAGTTTCAGCATGTCAGGAAAGGGGCAGTGACAATGTTGGGTTTTAGTGTGTGAGGAGCTCCCAACCCCGggagcagagaggcagaaaacACCTCGGCTGTTTGGGGTTCTTTTAGAAATCCTGACACTCCTCTCTCCTCAGTGGAGCAGCCCCAGACACCAGCAGGGAACAccacagagcaggcagggacCCTCAGACCAAACCCACCACGAGGAGTCTCTTCTGCACAACAGAAACCCCACAGGCAACAAGAGGAGGAGGCTGATAAATTGGCAGAAAAACCCCCACTGGTGTCAAGGCCAGGcctggaagagctgctgcccctgccagccccagtggcacagcagggactggcactgcagcaccagccaGGGGACAGCACAAGCCAGACCTCAACCTCCCTCCTAAGTCAGAGACACAGTCTGATGCCCAAGGAAAACAACAGCCACGGCAGAGACAGAGATCACAGTCCTGATAGTGACAATGCAGACAGGTGTTAAACTGATGGGGTAAATTAATTAGCTGGGGTCCCAGCAGAAGCAATGCTGTCGGGCCAGCAGACTGTGGTTCCACCTTCCCAGCAGGGAGCAACACCAGTAAATCAAGACAAGGAGACTGATCAGACTTCTAGTGACACATCCACCCAGATTCTGAAGATGCAGCACAAAACAAAGATATATAAGATCAGTGAAAGGCAACAATTAGCCAGCAGAATTTTCCATCATGGGAGACCATCAAGACAAGAGCTTGGATAAATTAAGCAAATCGGTTATCTCACAGTCAAAAGCTTGTTTAAAGGCAAACAAGACTGCAAATACGAACTCAGACTACTGGGCATAAATCACTTCTGAATGCTTAAGGGTTAGAAGAAAGCTCTGCCCAGGGACAacacccccagcactgcccactcTCCGATCCctgtgcagctcctccagcagagctggcacagacCTGCCTGTGACTGGAGGGCACTGGGCCACGTCCCTGGATTATTCACAGGGCTGACGTAGCCATGCAGACACAGATCCACCTCATCCCTGTCACTCTTTGGAGACTGCATAATCATAGCTCAGCCCATGCCAGAGCAACATGAGGAACACCTTCTGTACAGAAGAAATTCTCAAGATTTAAAGTTTTAACACAAGCTAACAAACGCCAGGGATGAAAGAAATCCTGGGATGAAAGATCTCCATGACACCTGCTTTGAATAAAAAGACATTGCTACAAAAATATCACAGACCTGCTGGTCTAGAGCCTTTGCTTCATGTCATTCCCCAGACATCAATTTGCAATAGAGGCACACAAAAGCAGCATTACACAGATTACATGCTACTCCCCTGAACTGCAAACAAAATCCACCCAGCACTACCACCACAGTCCAAAGCACCACGGCACCAAAGCCACTTCCCCTGGCTGTTCCTGAGATGAATTTGCTAAGGATAAAGGTTCAACACTCATTTGCAGAACTGACGGCTCCTCCCGCAAGCTGTGCTCTGGCTCAGCTTTCCCACAcactccccatttcccctcgTGTCCACAGGCAGGTCAGCAGTGCTACCATCCCTCTGGCACGGGCAGCAGGACAGGTTTTATTCTCCATTTGTGCATCCTTCAGGCAAACCCCCATGCCTGGATGCTCAAGGCAGTCCATCATCGTCAGCATCTGTAACTTCGCTGCTTTCTACACAACACAACGCAAGgcaattttttaatgtttggtTGTAACAGCACCCAGGAGCTCTaaaatcaaaaaaacaaaaggctgAGATCCCATCACGCCTCTCACATCACCCACCCACAAGGTGGGTCCTTGTGCTAGAACAGCTCAGACCCCTGCACAGGCGACACTACAGGTGCGTACGAccagctcagagaaaagagGGAACAGCAAGGTACCAACAAAACATGGTTTGCTCAGTTTTATGCCACATGGCTCATTTACTCACTGCTGGCAGCATCCACAAAATCAGGCTCGTCAAGCACCTAACTGTATACACAGGTAATGATTATAAAGCCAACTCAAGCGGGGCTAAAAGTACACAAAGatctgcataaaaataaaaaagtgcaaTCCTCTCCCAGGTGGAAAACAGGACTTTGAACGTAACAGGTGGATTACATAACAATTATTTTGCTCCCAATtctcaaaatatatatttttaaatacccTCACAGACCAAAAGCTGTCATTACTGAGAAGCAATAGCAATTTTACTCTGGTAAACACTCAGGCTACCCAAACTCTCTCAGGGCCAAACACAAACTCAGCAACAGCAGCATCAAAGAGCCCCCACACAAGGACCAGGGCAAGGCCTGGAGCATCCATGGCTCTCCTCCCTGGATTCTGCCCAAGGAAAAGATTATTTCCTAATGCTGCATTTTGTTTGCAATGGGGCATAAACTTCAAGGGGATGGttcactgctgtgctggagggaaGCAGCACGGTTGGGTTGTTGCCACAATGGAAAAGCCTTAATATCCAAAAAATGCACCTCGCATCGATGGTTGGGTCCCACACCCAGGGTCCAACCTGAGCCAGACCCCTTTGTCTGGGAACACTTTCTGCCCGAGCCTGGGGCCTTCTTGGTCCTGCAAGCACATTTGAGTCTTTTCATATATTCCTTTGCAGAGCCAGGAGAAAGATACACACGTGACCCATCACAAAAACATCCACGAGGCCTCAGCATCTCAAAAGAGAAGGACACCACCGAGGCACTGCCCCACACAGACGTACTCCCTGTCCCAGCTAGGGAAGTTAAAACCCACTGGCCACAacctcttctctctttttcaaTCTGAAAGAGACTCCTCAGCATTCAGAACTCAACGTTTAAGTGGGCTGCCAGAGCCTCGCCTCCAAAAGGCAAcagcaaacaccaaaaaaaaaaaggaaaaacaaacgCACAAATATCCCCCTTCCCCGCCCCCAAAGCTGAGCAGAGGGcgaggagcagagagggaaagggGGACGAGGCACACAGGGAAGGCGGCCGGGTGCTCCCCTTCTCTGCCTCCCTTTTATTCCTGCTGAGTGTAGTAACACTTGAACTGGCTCTCTTTATTTGCAGCCGGATACGCGCTTTCAAAGATACTGTACTACTGTGTAGGCCAAGCAGGGACTCTCTTTCTTCCCTTGGTTAGGGCTTTTGGGAAAATAATTATTCACCAGAACTGCCATCGTGAACAGAGCAAGCTAAATCAATGTAGCTTTGTATGGGCCATTGCCACTGCAAAGCAAATACTCCATCAAGACATGGATCAGTGAGAATTTTATCACTAGGAATCCTTATGCACatctttgtgtatttttaatatccACCTTATCCCTCCCCACGCTCCTGCACCCCACCCTCCCCATGGATTTGTCTTGTGTCACTGGCAGCTATGGGGCTTGGCCATGAGATTCACATCAGTAAAAACGTCTTAAATACACAGGTTTAttcccctttaaaaaaattaataaagcaTTGGTGCAGAGCAGATTTATTCACTGAACAGGTTGATTTATTTAACAGACTTGACATACATCAAAACCTACTATAGGCTTACATAATTGTTATCCATTTAGCAGGTCTGGTTCTTTTGTCaagtatttgtttttcaaaagtgATTCACTAAAGACTGCTGCCTTCTGCACAGCTCACATACCTTAACAAATGCAGTCTTGCATGGGGTATTAGCTGGAGTGACTTTAAATTGCATCCTACCTGCCTGAGCGCTGCcgctatttttttttttagcctctGTATTATTCCTTTACTAAACCACAcgaacacacacacaaaaaaaaaaaaattaaacagcaaaGCAAGAGGCAGGAGCGTGTGTAGCGGCACACGGAGCCCCGGCGGCAGCAGCGTGTGCCGTGGCTCGGTGTTACCGCAGTACCACGCCGCTCCGGCGATGCCAGCAGGTACCTCCGGCGGCACAGCCGAGTACCAGGATGTTGATGGCTGCACGGAGCTCTCGGGGCAGGGGGGACGAGCAAACCGCCGGGCGGAAACGGGGGGAAAACCTCCGGGAGGATTTCAGGACCACGGAGCCGTTTTGTTTTCCCGCAAGAGGCTCATTGAGGCCTCGGCTCGCACAGGCGCAGCGCTCCCTCCGGCCTCACGCATCCACCCACGGCTCCCCAAACACGCACCATCCTGCGCGGGAGCCCCGCGGGAGGCGGAACGCGGCGGAGCATCGAACCCATCGCCCCGGCGCTCACCGCCGGCCCCTCACGGCTCCTTCGGCTGCATCTATCGCACCGCGCATCGCTCGCCTCGGGGCCGAGGAAGGATTTCATCCCCCCCCCTCGCTCCAGCATCCTCCTCGCACACACACACCGGGCACATCCCGGGGCTCGGGGATGGCAGCGCCCGGGTGCCGACCGCACGGACCCGGCGCTCCGCCGCCCGCCAGACAGATGGTTAATTACATTCACAGCCGCATTTTGCGCTGGGATAGAGTTTCAGACAATGAGCCAGTTTTATTTGATTAGCCAGTTCTCTAGTTTAATGCGCGCGGTGACAGCtactcccagggctggggctttttttttttttttttttccccttaaataaaaataaaaatcccatcCCCCCTCCTTCATTATGTTTTTGTTCTGGCCGAGGCTGAAGTAAGCGcggcccccgcggccgccgggggcccggcggggcggcgcccccgccccgcgctgCACCTgcccggggtggggggggacACGGCGCCAAGTTGCCGCCCCCCCCCGTCACCTCAGACCACCCTCGCACACACGCACACCCCGCAACTTCCCCGCAGGCCTCCGCGCAGGCCGGCGCTGCCATCAGcatcccctcctcctcctcctcctcctccgccccgctgcccccgcGGTGTGCCGGCGCGGGCGCGGGGGGTGTGCGTGGCTGAAGCTCCGCGGCGGCGGGACTCACCTCGGCGCGGGGCCCGCGATGGAGCGGGGGTCCCCCGCCCGCCGGGCGCTGCCGGTGCTGCGGCTCAGCGCTGCTCCATGCGCCCGGGGCCCGGCGCGCGCAGGTGGACgcgcccgcccccggcccccgcctcccgccgccggcccccgccccttcccccgccgccgccgccgccgccgccgccgccccacGGACgggccccccggccccgcgctccCTGCGCAGGGACGGGCGGAGCGCGGGAGGGAGGATGGGGGGCGGCGGCTCCCGCCtcgccccgccgccgctgcctcctcctccacctcctcctcctcctcgccgccgccgccgcccccccaGGCCTGAGCCCATTCAGGAGGtgccgggcagcgccgccgctgCCATTGTTCGCCGGGAGCGGGACCCGCTGCCCGCCCCGcacgcccggcccggcccggcccggcccggcccggcgggagcgcgcaccgcgcccggcccggccatAAAGGgcgcgcggccgccgccgggccgggcagtGCCGAACCGCGGCCGGGCtgcggcaccggcaccgcggGCACCGGGAGGGGTcgggggcccggccccgcggcgaGGGGACAATGGGGCCGAGCCGGTGTCACCCCCGCGCACGGCTCGGCCGGAGCCCGCAGTGGAACTCGCTCCCGGCGCAGTCCATCCGGCTCGATTCTCCATAGTGCGTATGGGAATCACCTCAGGGCTTGCAGCGgcttttctgatttattttcatgaTCACGTCATTAATACCAGCGCCTAAAACCGTGGTTTACCTTCAGATGCCCATTCCCGGGAGGAGGCTGCCTCATCTCAGGCTGGCAGAGGACTCGCCGAGGTGCCAGGCAGGGACGCACCAGGCGCTGCCTTTGGCCGAGCAGGAGGGCGACAaacagcccaggcaggagccAACATCTCCCGAGCCTGTGAGCCGAGAAAATCCTCCCTTCTCGCAGGACCCCAGCCTGTGTCTCTGTGACACCCTCACACGGGCACCGTGGCCGCAGTTTCTGCACTGGGGACCGGAGGAAACTTCTGTTGTTTTTTCATCTCCTGAGTCAACAGAATGGTTTAGCAAATAGAAGGCAAACCAGACACACCTATTAGCCTTTAGGTTTATTTAAGTTCACTGTGATATTGAAAAGAGGTTTCTAGTCTTACATTATCGCTTGAGTTGCTTTTTCATCTTAACACATACAGTCTAAAAATTGATTAGCTAACTCTCTGTGGCTAAAATATTAAAGTATCAAGCACTTTAGTCCTTGTTCGTACAGCATCAGACAGCCCCATCCATGCAGCAATAAAACAGGAACATATGACGACATATGGAATGCTCTCTCAATTCAGAGCACTTTACACATGAACCCTCAGCATTGCAAAATAAGGAACtaatctcattttttcttcattgacAGCAGTACCCAGGACCGGGACATGCCATACATCACATGTGAATAAATTATTCATTCCCACTGTGTCAGGACACACGCTTGAAGGGGTCCAGAAACTGACACCAGCAGTAAATGCTTTGCCCAAGGCCACAGAGTGAGGTGGTGTCAGTTTCTGGGAAGTAGCACTTCCCAGTCCTATCCCAAGTGATGGTTTTCCTCTCCAGCCTCACCACATTGCTGTGGGAATTACACATTTCAATCCCTGTACCTCTGCATGTTTGTAACGCTGCATTTTGTTTCAATACCCTGTCATTTTCTTGGCAGAAAGATTCGAGTAATATAAATAAGTAATTAATCAGGGTCAGGTGAGATGGTGACAGCACACCTGGCAGTGCTCACTAAAATAAACACACAGGTGGATGGTGGTCATGAACTGCTTTCAAAatgagctgggggcaggttTTGCCCTCAGCAACCTCACATAGGGGCTGTGCCCTTGAAAAGTGCCACCAAAGGCACACAAGCAAATTTGGCAGCTCTTCTGCTGAGGCACCTCCCAGGGCAGGAATAACATGGCCAGAAGCACCTGGCAGAGCCACCCAGCTGCTGCCAATGCCTTTGGGAAGGTGCCACACtggagctgtgtgctggaggTGATGACAATCACCTGGGTATAATCACCAAGATAAGATTAGAAGTAAACCCGGGGAGGGCCTTGGTGGAGATGAAAAGACACATTCAATTAAGTGAGCCTTGCACCTGGATCCAGTTTAGAAAGACAACACAAGTATTTATTTAAGTGCTGTATTTTAGAGGGAACACAAACATGAGGCTCAAAGATTATCCTTGGGGCTGTGAAACAACATAATGCCTTTAGTTCCACTTACCCACACCACCCAGTGAAGGTCCTTCAGTTACAGAACCACCACAATGGTGATCGGCAGGCAGCGTGAAGTTCTGCACAGCACCTCAGGCAATCTGAAAAATTACCAGTCTGTGCACTGTGATCTTTCCATGTACTGCCACAAACAGATGTGGAAGGGGCACTGACAGGGCACCCTTGGCAGGGTGTTCATTTTCCCACCTTGGCAGGGTATTAATTTTCCAGGCTGTCGAATAGAGGCTCACAGGTGTGAGAACAAGGTGCTAAGAAAGCTCCTTTTGGCAGGAAGGGATGACAGCCCCTGAGCCAGGGGTGAcagtgctgccagcccagccctaccccacagccctgctggtctcctgcccctccctgcagctcttgctgcagccagcaccGTGATCATTCACTGCAACCTGAACCACGGAGCAGATCAGACATTTACATCTGTCCCAGCCTTCCAGCTGTCTTCACACAGAATCCATGTGCCCAGACATGGATATAAGCCAGGATCCTCTGCCTGCTGGTCTCTCCAGGAAGCAGGAGTCAGTCTAAGAGAAAAGAACCTGGGTTATGACAAGAAGCCAATGCCATGGTGGTTTCCAGTTCTCCAAGTGCCCATTTCCTATCATTTCTTCATGATTCCTTCTTTTCCAGATTCACAGGAGTCTCACTGCAGCACACCCAATATGGGTCAAAtccttatttttcctgtggCCTAACTAATTTCTGCCGTACACATACCAGAGGTAGAGGTCCACCAGGGGATTCTGGTTTGCCCAAGGCACAAGCAGAGCACAGATGGGATTTTCAGATCTCAAATCCTACATTCTTGGGTGAGCCTGGAAAAGCATGGTTCAAGCAAAAAGCTGCCAGATGTTCTGAATCTTACAAACTCAGGGGCAAAGGCAGCAGGGTGGCAGGAGACATCAccctcccatcccattccaacaCAACCAGCTGGAGAGGATTTCTTCCCCACTCTCACAGACTTCCAGGACCAACTTTGGAAAAAGAACATAGAACATAGACCATTGGCAGAATGAGAAGCACTCCAGGAGGCAGGATGGGGTTTTGACTCATGGGGGTAAAGGACTCCccccctctcctcctctttccttccCAGGTGTTGGTGTGTGATGTAAAAGCAGCAGTGGGCTGTGGGAAATAACTCTGAATTGGCAAACAGTGAGTCCTTCTTACTGAGTCCAAAGCCATTCCTGAAGAAGAAAGCTGGAATCATGCACTGCACACTCTgaatttctcctttcctctctggcacACCTGTCAAGCCGTACAGCTTTGGCAGAAAACCATCCCAAGGCACCCAAACCAGCAGTGCAGGCTGAGGCCCCGGCTGCAGACAGACTCCCCCTGCATTCCTGGCTGTTCCATCCCCCTGAGCGCTGtctcagagcagctgcaggagcagagctgatgTTCAGCCCACACCTTCTCTTTGCTCCCAGGTTCCAGATATTCCCCGTAGCTGCTCGGGGCCGTCACTGACCGTGCGGGAAAGACAAATTTCCAACGTGCCTGACAGAGCTGTGGAAGGAGCGAAGGTGAGGAGGGTCCCAGAGGAGTTTCCAGGCTTCTCCATTCCTTGACAGGCTCCAAAgacacccagccctgcctcacAAGGCTAAAAACCTCCTTGTTCAAGTCAGGCAGTGACAGCAAGGTCACAGCCTTTGAGGCTCCCC from Taeniopygia guttata chromosome 4A, bTaeGut7.mat, whole genome shotgun sequence includes:
- the LOC140684177 gene encoding uncharacterized protein; protein product: MGGGGSRLAPPPLPPPPPPPPPRRRRRPPRPEPIQEVPGSAAAAIVRRERDPLPAPHARPGPARPGPAGARTAPGPAIKGARPPPGRAVPNRGRAAAPAPRAPGGVGGPAPRRGDNGAEPVSPPRTARPEPAVELAPGAVHPARFSIMPIPGRRLPHLRLAEDSPRCQAGTHQALPLAEQEGDKQPRQEPTSPEPVSRENPPFSQDPSLCLCDTLTRAPWPQFLHWGPEETSVVFSSPESTEWFSK